The following are from one region of the Deinococcus budaensis genome:
- a CDS encoding extracellular catalytic domain type 1 short-chain-length polyhydroxyalkanoate depolymerase, with amino-acid sequence MKRSLPLLPVSLLSVSLLLAACSQAPSAAAPGSGLRAQALGTSVTGSATGGGVTRNYTLYTPPAGADAPRPLVVMLHGCTQSPTDFAAGTRMNDLADQKGFLVVYPEQPGSANQNKCWNWFEPAHQARGQGEPAAIKAIVDAVKGRTAVDGSRVYVAGLSAGAAMSVIMGATYPDVFSAIGVGAGLEYKAATSTSAAFTAMNSGGPNPDTQGTAAYNAMGTAKRNVRAIVFHGTSDYTVSPVNGDQVAAQWVQTNDLTDDGADNGSKATSQVTSSSGTVSGGRAYTVKTYAGGVVELWNVTGMGHAWSGGSTAGTYTDPGGPDASAELWRFFSAGTTTPPPSGGTDTTAPILTVSPAPGSYAGPLTVTFSINEGGTVYATTDGSDPRTSATRTTLPGGGSLTLNASATVRAYAVDTAGNASAVQDLAYTVTAATTTTTTAFSSVVAEDGYVAANSKTATTGGYVVASGGISVGDNADAPWKGVLSFDTFGLPDGATVTGAKLTLRYSLAPNGNPWAGGATLNADLRAGCLGAGCALATDDYTAAVTAAGAASLAAPAGTGAGTVLSVPLNAAALSAVNRTGRTQVRLSFAGGTAGGNGLSDYATFGEGTQATLEVTYR; translated from the coding sequence ATGAAGCGTTCCCTGCCCCTGCTGCCCGTGTCTCTGCTCTCCGTGTCTCTGCTGCTCGCCGCCTGCTCGCAGGCCCCCTCTGCGGCGGCTCCCGGCTCCGGCCTGCGGGCACAGGCTCTGGGAACCAGCGTGACCGGCAGCGCGACCGGCGGGGGCGTGACGCGCAACTACACGCTCTACACGCCCCCGGCGGGCGCGGACGCTCCCCGGCCCCTGGTCGTGATGCTGCACGGCTGCACCCAGTCACCCACCGATTTTGCGGCGGGCACGCGCATGAACGACCTGGCCGACCAGAAAGGCTTCCTGGTCGTGTACCCCGAGCAGCCGGGCAGCGCCAACCAGAACAAGTGCTGGAACTGGTTCGAACCTGCCCACCAGGCGCGCGGCCAGGGCGAACCCGCCGCGATCAAGGCCATCGTGGACGCGGTGAAGGGCCGCACGGCGGTGGACGGGTCGCGGGTGTACGTGGCGGGCCTCTCGGCGGGCGCGGCGATGAGCGTCATCATGGGCGCGACCTACCCCGACGTGTTCAGCGCCATCGGGGTGGGCGCCGGGCTGGAATACAAGGCGGCGACGAGCACCTCCGCCGCCTTTACCGCCATGAACTCGGGCGGGCCGAACCCCGATACCCAGGGCACCGCCGCCTACAACGCGATGGGCACCGCCAAGCGCAATGTGCGCGCCATCGTGTTTCACGGGACCAGCGACTACACCGTCTCCCCGGTCAACGGCGATCAGGTCGCCGCCCAGTGGGTGCAGACGAACGACCTCACCGACGACGGGGCCGACAACGGCAGCAAGGCGACCTCACAGGTCACGAGCAGCAGCGGCACCGTGAGCGGCGGACGGGCCTACACGGTCAAGACCTACGCGGGCGGCGTGGTCGAGCTGTGGAACGTGACGGGGATGGGCCACGCCTGGAGCGGCGGCAGCACAGCCGGAACGTACACCGACCCCGGGGGACCGGACGCCAGCGCCGAGCTGTGGCGGTTTTTCAGCGCAGGGACGACCACGCCGCCTCCCTCTGGGGGCACCGATACCACGGCTCCCATCCTGACCGTCTCGCCCGCGCCGGGTAGCTACGCCGGGCCGCTGACAGTCACGTTTTCCATCAACGAGGGCGGCACCGTCTACGCGACCACCGACGGCAGCGACCCACGCACCAGCGCCACGCGCACCACGCTGCCGGGCGGCGGAAGCCTCACCCTGAACGCGAGCGCGACCGTGCGGGCCTATGCGGTGGATACGGCGGGAAACGCCTCGGCGGTGCAGGACCTCGCCTATACCGTCACGGCAGCGACCACCACGACGACCACGGCCTTCTCCTCGGTGGTGGCCGAGGACGGCTACGTGGCCGCGAACAGCAAAACGGCCACGACCGGCGGCTACGTGGTAGCCTCGGGCGGAATCAGTGTGGGCGACAATGCCGACGCGCCGTGGAAGGGCGTGCTGTCCTTCGACACCTTCGGCCTGCCCGACGGGGCGACCGTCACCGGGGCGAAACTGACACTGCGGTACAGCCTCGCGCCCAACGGCAACCCCTGGGCGGGCGGAGCCACCCTGAACGCTGACCTGCGGGCAGGCTGCCTGGGGGCGGGTTGCGCCCTCGCCACCGACGATTACACGGCGGCGGTGACGGCGGCGGGCGCGGCCAGCCTCGCGGCCCCGGCGGGCACGGGGGCGGGCACGGTCCTGAGCGTTCCCCTCAATGCTGCGGCCCTGAGCGCCGTCAACCGCACGGGCCGCACCCAGGTCCGGCTGAGTTTTGCGGGCGGCACGGCGGGGGGCAACGGCCTGAGTGATTACGCGACCTTCGGGGAGGGGACGCAGGCGACGCTGGAAGTGACTTACCGCTAA
- a CDS encoding MarR family transcriptional regulator, with the protein MPDAPPPSALLSSPELAFLTALWDAWQALSERGEAELHARHGLDLRSFVALAYVQGGADQPAQLARELGVPRYEVSRVLRGLEARGAVTRQSAQPDARRVTVTLTPQGAALWAAALETVRALTGPLLGTLGPHAPALTPALHALAQAARSRPFSPTPRSAHDHVAQP; encoded by the coding sequence GTGCCCGACGCCCCGCCCCCCTCCGCGCTTCTCTCCTCGCCGGAGCTGGCTTTCCTCACCGCCCTGTGGGACGCCTGGCAGGCGCTCAGCGAGCGCGGAGAAGCCGAGTTGCACGCCCGGCACGGGCTGGACCTGCGCTCGTTCGTGGCGCTCGCCTACGTGCAGGGGGGCGCCGACCAACCGGCGCAGCTCGCCCGCGAACTGGGCGTGCCGCGCTACGAGGTCAGCCGGGTGCTGCGCGGCCTGGAAGCGCGCGGCGCGGTGACCCGCCAGTCGGCTCAGCCCGACGCCCGCCGCGTCACCGTGACGCTTACCCCGCAGGGGGCGGCGCTGTGGGCGGCCGCGCTGGAGACCGTCCGCGCCCTCACCGGCCCGCTGCTGGGCACGCTCGGCCCGCACGCCCCGGCCCTCACCCCGGCCCTGCACGCGCTTGCGCAGGCCGCCCGTTCCCGGCCCTTTTCCCCGACCCCCAGGAGTGCCCATGACCACGTTGCCCAGCCCTGA
- a CDS encoding Ppx/GppA phosphatase family protein, which yields MRVAVADVGTNSSHLLIAEVRGGEGGYRVLDALKDRTRLDECLDPAGKLTPEGEDRLASALTGFRALTTAAGVAEVQVYATSALREAPNGEAVAVRMRERTGIFPVIISGEREGELTYLGAAHSVEFGADNVLLDLGGGSLELARGGPGRAEDVLSLPLGAIRMTRAWLPHDPPRTAELRALEGAVRAALAPHAERFRVRPGTAVILSSGTAEAAAGVLAARGDEAPASVNGVNVSTADLGDLLERLRSLSAARRARLPGLERRADTVVAGLAVLHTALETLGASGATVSEGALREGMLIEELARHAAYTAGLSARQRSVLETAERFGANLFHARHVTALARDLLAALEGAGERFAPEARSLLTAAAGLHEVGQIVAQSGHHKHSAYLIRHAGLRGFSPREIDLVAQLARYHRKSGPKPSHPEYLALAPGDRALVSRLAAVLRVADGLDRSHAGQARVRALTRTAHGWTLSVEGATPLDLAGAREKADLWAREFGPLALGLSAPSGAPEAILGA from the coding sequence ATGAGGGTCGCCGTCGCGGATGTGGGCACCAACTCCAGTCACCTGCTGATCGCGGAGGTGCGCGGCGGGGAGGGCGGTTACCGGGTGCTCGACGCCCTGAAGGACCGCACCCGCCTGGACGAGTGCCTGGACCCGGCGGGGAAACTGACCCCCGAGGGCGAGGACCGGCTGGCGAGCGCCCTGACCGGGTTCCGGGCGCTGACGACGGCGGCGGGCGTGGCCGAGGTGCAGGTGTACGCGACCTCGGCGCTGCGCGAGGCCCCCAACGGCGAGGCGGTGGCGGTGCGGATGCGCGAGCGCACCGGCATTTTCCCGGTGATCATCAGCGGGGAGCGCGAGGGCGAGCTGACCTATCTGGGCGCGGCGCACAGCGTGGAATTTGGCGCCGACAACGTGCTGCTCGACCTGGGCGGCGGCAGTCTGGAACTGGCGCGGGGCGGTCCTGGGCGGGCGGAGGACGTGCTGAGCCTGCCGCTGGGCGCCATCCGCATGACCCGTGCCTGGCTGCCCCACGACCCACCCCGGACGGCGGAGCTGCGGGCGCTGGAGGGCGCGGTGCGCGCGGCCCTGGCCCCCCACGCGGAGCGCTTCCGGGTCCGGCCCGGCACGGCGGTGATCCTGTCGAGCGGCACCGCCGAGGCCGCCGCCGGGGTGCTCGCGGCGCGCGGGGACGAGGCGCCCGCGAGCGTGAACGGGGTGAACGTGAGCACCGCCGATCTGGGCGACCTACTGGAACGCCTCCGCAGCCTCAGCGCCGCCCGCCGCGCCCGCCTGCCCGGCCTGGAGCGCCGCGCGGACACGGTCGTGGCGGGGCTGGCGGTGCTGCACACGGCGCTGGAGACGCTGGGCGCCTCCGGAGCCACCGTCAGCGAGGGGGCGCTGCGCGAGGGCATGTTGATCGAGGAACTGGCCCGCCACGCGGCGTACACGGCGGGCCTCAGCGCCCGGCAACGCAGCGTGCTGGAAACCGCCGAACGCTTCGGCGCCAACCTCTTTCACGCCCGGCACGTCACGGCGCTGGCCCGCGACCTGCTGGCCGCGCTGGAGGGGGCCGGGGAGCGGTTCGCGCCCGAGGCCCGCAGCCTGCTCACCGCCGCCGCCGGGCTGCACGAGGTCGGGCAGATCGTGGCGCAAAGTGGCCACCACAAGCACTCGGCCTACCTGATCCGGCACGCGGGGTTGCGCGGGTTCTCGCCGCGCGAGATCGACCTCGTGGCGCAGCTCGCGCGCTACCACCGCAAGAGCGGTCCCAAGCCCTCGCACCCCGAATACCTGGCGCTGGCGCCGGGGGACCGCGCGCTGGTCTCCCGGCTCGCCGCCGTCTTGCGGGTCGCCGACGGCCTGGACCGCTCGCACGCGGGGCAGGCGCGGGTGCGGGCGCTGACCCGCACGGCCCACGGCTGGACGCTGTCGGTGGAGGGAGCCACGCCCCTCGACCTCGCTGGGGCGCGTGAAAAGGCCGACCTGTGGGCGCGCGAGTTCGGGCCGCTGGCCCTCGGCCTGTCCGCCCCCAGCGGGGCGCCGGAGGCTATCCTCGGCGCATGA
- a CDS encoding metallophosphoesterase family protein has product MTAVALVSDIHGNIAALEAVLVEPDVRACDQIVFLGDALLNGPRPAECLARLMELDLPAVIGNTDLEVLAGVDPVAAWVRAQLSPAGLVYLAQLPLTLRLSAGQTDPANSQDGGQNLLLMHASPRSSFDLPLLEPHPLETTFLEASTDGELRTLFAGSRAALSVFGHIHYASRRILDGREIASVGSVGFPFDGDPRAAYAVATRRAEGWMLDHRRVTYDHEAVAREVESSDLPFASRSAAMLRQARWLPRPA; this is encoded by the coding sequence ATGACGGCGGTCGCGCTGGTCTCGGACATTCACGGCAACATAGCCGCGCTAGAGGCGGTGCTGGTCGAGCCGGACGTGCGGGCGTGCGACCAGATCGTCTTCCTGGGGGACGCCCTGCTGAATGGCCCCCGGCCCGCCGAGTGCCTGGCCCGGCTGATGGAGCTTGATCTGCCCGCCGTAATCGGCAACACCGACCTGGAGGTGCTGGCGGGGGTCGATCCGGTCGCCGCCTGGGTCCGGGCGCAGCTCTCACCCGCTGGGCTGGTGTACCTGGCGCAGCTTCCCCTTACCCTGCGTTTGTCGGCGGGGCAAACAGACCCGGCGAACTCACAAGACGGCGGGCAGAACCTTCTGCTGATGCACGCCTCACCCCGCAGCTCCTTCGACCTGCCTCTGCTGGAACCGCACCCCCTGGAAACGACCTTTCTGGAAGCTTCAACCGACGGGGAACTGCGAACCCTCTTCGCGGGCAGCCGCGCCGCCCTGAGCGTGTTCGGCCACATCCATTACGCTTCGCGCCGAATCCTCGACGGACGCGAGATCGCCTCCGTCGGATCGGTCGGGTTTCCCTTCGACGGTGATCCCCGGGCCGCCTACGCCGTCGCCACCCGGCGCGCGGAAGGGTGGATGCTCGACCACCGCCGGGTCACCTATGACCACGAGGCCGTCGCGCGGGAAGTGGAAAGCTCAGACCTTCCCTTCGCCTCCCGCTCCGCCGCCATGCTCCGGCAGGCCCGGTGGCTTCCGCGCCCAGCCTGA
- a CDS encoding cytochrome P450: protein MTTLPSPDPRPDQPARCPFTGQTASLTRRDGAAPSHRGAVEVDARGVYRVHEFQAAREVLRSEAVRQAGFMSEMAREVGGLGRPPVLFEEGETHHEMRRSTARYFTPTHVEGYQPMIAALADRLIADLARRGEANLDDLSLRLAVNVAAQVVGLTSSALPGLERRVMAFVEGGGDSEPGAPQPPRGRLESLRQQANLGLFYLLDVKPAIQARRRAAGDDLISHLLSRGYSDVEIMTECLTYGTAGMVTTREFISAAAWHLLTNPTLRADYVHGTEKERHAILHEILRLEPVVTTLYRRAEAELTVGGRTVPAGSLLALNVQQANVDPAVVGEGAGELCPARPLPRGVQPPVLAFGDGHHRCPGAFLAIRESDVFLRRLLLWRDLEVVSEPRVSYNEVVKGYELRGFRVRLGGGAAR, encoded by the coding sequence ATGACCACGTTGCCCAGCCCTGACCCCCGCCCCGACCAGCCCGCCCGCTGCCCCTTCACCGGCCAGACGGCCTCGCTGACCCGCCGCGACGGCGCCGCCCCCAGCCACAGGGGGGCCGTCGAGGTGGACGCGCGCGGGGTCTACCGCGTTCACGAGTTCCAGGCGGCGCGCGAGGTGCTGCGCTCGGAAGCCGTGCGGCAGGCGGGTTTCATGTCCGAGATGGCGCGCGAGGTCGGGGGGCTGGGCCGCCCACCGGTCCTGTTCGAGGAGGGCGAGACGCACCACGAGATGCGCCGCTCGACCGCCCGCTACTTCACGCCCACCCACGTCGAGGGCTACCAGCCCATGATCGCCGCGCTGGCCGACCGCCTGATCGCGGACCTGGCCCGCCGGGGCGAGGCGAACCTCGACGACCTCAGCCTGCGGCTCGCGGTGAACGTGGCCGCGCAGGTCGTCGGCCTGACCAGCAGCGCCCTGCCAGGTCTGGAGCGCCGGGTCATGGCCTTTGTGGAGGGCGGCGGCGACAGCGAACCCGGCGCGCCGCAGCCGCCGCGCGGCAGGCTCGAGAGCCTGCGCCAGCAGGCCAACCTGGGCCTCTTTTACCTGCTGGACGTGAAGCCCGCCATCCAGGCCCGCCGCCGGGCAGCGGGGGACGACCTGATCAGCCACCTGCTGTCGCGCGGGTACAGCGACGTGGAAATCATGACCGAGTGCCTGACCTACGGCACCGCCGGAATGGTCACCACCCGCGAATTCATCTCCGCCGCCGCCTGGCACCTGCTGACCAACCCCACGCTGCGCGCCGACTACGTCCACGGCACCGAAAAGGAGCGCCACGCGATCTTGCACGAGATTCTGCGTCTGGAGCCGGTCGTGACCACGCTCTACCGCCGCGCCGAGGCCGAGCTGACGGTGGGCGGCCGCACCGTCCCGGCGGGCAGCCTGCTGGCCCTGAACGTGCAGCAGGCCAACGTGGACCCGGCGGTGGTCGGGGAGGGCGCCGGGGAGCTGTGCCCGGCCCGTCCGTTGCCGCGCGGGGTGCAGCCTCCGGTGCTCGCCTTCGGGGACGGCCACCACCGCTGCCCCGGCGCCTTTCTGGCCATCCGGGAAAGCGACGTGTTCCTGCGCCGCTTGCTGCTGTGGCGCGACCTGGAAGTCGTCTCGGAACCCCGCGTGAGCTACAACGAGGTCGTCAAGGGCTACGAGTTGCGCGGCTTCCGGGTGCGGCTGGGCGGGGGCGCAGCGCGGTAA
- the pdxY gene encoding pyridoxal kinase PdxY, which yields MTATPPAAPLLPRNILSIQSWVSYGHVGNAAAVFPLQRLGFEVWPVHTVQFSNHTGYGAWTGSVFAPEHVAEIMDGIEARGALPGCAAVLSGYMGSGGTVGAVVGAVRRVRAANPGALYLCDPVMGDVGRGVFVRPELPELIRSQAVPEADIVTPNQFELELLTGRTVTTLSEALDAARALRETLRASGPRIVVVTSLVREDAPEGVIETLAVTEGEAWLCRTPLLPLDPPRNGTGDAIAALFLGHYLQSGDAGEALSLSMSALYALLDLTHRAGTREIQLVAAQDEYARPSRVFGAERVG from the coding sequence ATGACTGCGACCCCCCCGGCAGCCCCCCTTCTTCCCCGGAACATCCTGAGCATCCAGTCCTGGGTCAGTTACGGGCACGTCGGCAACGCCGCCGCCGTCTTTCCGCTTCAGCGCCTGGGCTTTGAGGTCTGGCCGGTCCACACCGTGCAGTTTTCCAACCACACCGGGTACGGCGCCTGGACCGGCAGCGTCTTCGCGCCCGAGCACGTGGCCGAGATCATGGACGGCATCGAGGCGCGCGGCGCGCTGCCGGGGTGCGCGGCCGTCCTGAGCGGCTACATGGGGTCGGGGGGCACCGTGGGCGCGGTGGTGGGCGCCGTGCGGCGGGTGCGGGCCGCCAATCCGGGCGCCCTGTACCTCTGCGACCCCGTGATGGGGGACGTGGGACGCGGCGTGTTCGTGCGGCCCGAGCTGCCGGAGCTGATCCGGTCGCAGGCGGTGCCGGAAGCCGACATCGTGACGCCCAACCAGTTCGAGCTGGAACTGCTGACGGGCCGGACGGTGACCACCCTGTCGGAGGCGCTGGACGCGGCCCGCGCGCTGCGTGAGACCCTGCGCGCGAGCGGCCCCCGCATCGTGGTGGTGACCAGCCTGGTGCGCGAGGACGCTCCCGAAGGCGTGATCGAGACGCTGGCGGTGACTGAGGGGGAAGCGTGGCTGTGCCGCACGCCGCTGCTGCCGCTCGACCCGCCGCGCAACGGCACCGGGGACGCCATCGCCGCGCTGTTCCTGGGCCACTACCTGCAAAGCGGGGACGCGGGCGAGGCCCTGAGCCTGAGCATGAGCGCCCTGTACGCCCTGCTGGACCTGACCCACCGCGCCGGAACACGCGAGATTCAGCTTGTGGCGGCGCAGGACGAGTACGCGCGGCCCTCGCGGGTCTTCGGGGCCGAGCGGGTGGGGTGA
- a CDS encoding (deoxy)nucleoside triphosphate pyrophosphohydrolase: MRTVVAGILERDGKVLVGARSSPAWAAGQWEFPGGKVEAEETPAEALIREWHEELGVRVEAREEVYRSQLDTPVGSFTLVALRLTLLGGEPCALEHRALAWVAPADLTRLRLLASHVPIAGALSRAAQGSGV, from the coding sequence ATGCGGACCGTCGTGGCGGGGATTCTGGAGCGGGACGGCAAGGTGCTGGTCGGCGCGCGGTCCTCTCCAGCGTGGGCGGCCGGGCAGTGGGAGTTTCCAGGCGGCAAGGTCGAGGCGGAAGAAACCCCCGCCGAGGCGCTCATCCGCGAGTGGCACGAGGAACTCGGCGTGCGGGTGGAAGCGCGCGAGGAGGTCTACCGCTCGCAGCTTGACACGCCGGTCGGAAGCTTCACGCTGGTGGCCTTGCGCCTGACGCTGCTGGGGGGCGAGCCGTGTGCGCTGGAGCACCGCGCCCTGGCGTGGGTGGCGCCCGCCGACCTGACCCGGCTGCGGCTGCTGGCGAGCCACGTGCCGATTGCGGGGGCGCTGAGCCGGGCCGCCCAGGGCAGCGGGGTGTAA